A DNA window from Thermodesulfobacteriota bacterium contains the following coding sequences:
- a CDS encoding MFS transporter, which yields KRLEIDGSRKNYLSLVLHEGVLLAASALFVAGMGFVTVISFVPVFAGRINVEQYEIFFIAYTFSVIAIRVFGGWIPDTYGKRRSAIPAFFVYAASIILLGIADEWIELLISGVLFGLGHGLFYPAIYALVIDLSSEAERGKAISICSVSFTFGGMIGVLIYGFVAEYWGFEEMFIILGIMSAIGFLIFSLFGKDPSSQVDSNK from the coding sequence CAAGAGGCTAGAAATCGACGGGAGCAGAAAAAATTACTTGTCTTTAGTCCTTCATGAAGGAGTCCTCCTTGCGGCCTCAGCGCTCTTTGTTGCGGGAATGGGATTTGTAACAGTAATCAGCTTTGTCCCGGTTTTTGCTGGCCGTATAAATGTAGAGCAGTATGAAATATTTTTCATAGCCTACACTTTCTCCGTTATTGCAATAAGAGTTTTTGGAGGATGGATACCCGATACTTACGGAAAGAGAAGATCTGCTATCCCAGCTTTCTTTGTATATGCGGCAAGTATAATTCTGCTCGGTATTGCAGATGAGTGGATAGAACTACTTATATCTGGGGTTTTGTTTGGCTTAGGGCACGGTCTATTTTATCCGGCAATTTATGCACTTGTTATTGATTTATCCTCTGAGGCGGAAAGAGGAAAAGCTATATCAATCTGCAGTGTTTCTTTTACATTCGGGGGTATGATCGGAGTTTTAATCTATGGCTTTGTGGCGGAATATTGGGGATTCGAAGAGATGTTTATAATATTGGGCATAATGTCAGCAATCGGATTTTTGATTTTTTCATTGTTTGGCAAAGACCCATCATCCCAAGTAGATAGTAATAAATAG
- a CDS encoding PaaI family thioesterase: MSEDKNLNHKFPHVPIWELMNIKVVEMGEGTATLTMPFDSDLTNPYGMMHGSAAYALADSAVAVAISTITQKGKQFFTIEMKVNYLEPVSDGILEAKAKVLREGRIVPGEVDVYNENKLVAKALATYIIVDEKK; this comes from the coding sequence ATGTCTGAAGACAAGAACTTAAACCACAAATTCCCGCACGTTCCCATATGGGAGCTTATGAATATTAAAGTAGTAGAGATGGGAGAGGGCACGGCCACTTTGACTATGCCGTTTGATAGCGACCTTACTAATCCCTACGGCATGATGCACGGCAGCGCCGCTTATGCACTCGCAGACTCAGCTGTAGCTGTAGCCATTTCAACCATAACTCAAAAAGGAAAGCAGTTCTTTACAATTGAAATGAAGGTTAACTATTTAGAGCCCGTAAGTGATGGAATACTTGAGGCTAAAGCTAAGGTTCTAAGGGAGGGGCGAATAGTTCCCGGAGAGGTTGATGTCTACAATGAAAATAAACTTGTAGCTAAGGCTTTAGCAACGTATATTATTGTGGACGAAAAAAAATAA